A region of Myxococcus stipitatus DSM 14675 DNA encodes the following proteins:
- the gatB gene encoding Asp-tRNA(Asn)/Glu-tRNA(Gln) amidotransferase subunit GatB, whose translation MPVSDFQPVIGLEVHAQLLTKSKIFCGCSTAFGAEPNRNTCPVCLGMPGVLPVLNARVVEFAIRTGLALECVVNSKSVWSRKNYFYPDLPKGYQITQFDLPVCEHGRLVIDTPSGEKVIRVRRIHMEEDAGKSVHDAGGGQSLVDLNRAGVPLLEIVSEPDLRDADEAVEYLKALRDILVYLGVNDGNLEEGSFRCDANVSVMPKGSETYGQRCELKNINSFRFVKQAIEYEISRQVDVIESGGKVSQETRLWDVNKGVTRSMRSKEEAHDYRYFPEPDLPPLLIAKEHIEAVRHELPELPRPKLQRFVSQYGLPPYDARILTSERPLADFFEACAQRYPDAKKLSNWFLGELLRLLKESGTPVSEVRFTPAQLAELLGLVDQGTVSANAGKDVLAEMFRTGRAAADIVAEKGLAQVSDTGAIEAVVDDILAKNAGEIEKYRAGKKQVFGFFVGQVMRAMKGKGNPALVNELLKKKLGD comes from the coding sequence ATGCCCGTGAGCGATTTCCAGCCCGTCATCGGACTCGAGGTCCACGCGCAGCTCCTCACGAAGTCCAAGATCTTCTGCGGCTGCTCCACTGCGTTCGGCGCGGAGCCCAACCGCAACACCTGTCCGGTGTGCCTGGGCATGCCCGGCGTGCTGCCCGTGCTCAACGCGCGCGTGGTGGAGTTCGCCATCCGCACGGGGCTCGCGCTGGAGTGCGTCGTCAACTCCAAGAGCGTGTGGAGCCGGAAGAACTACTTCTATCCGGACCTGCCCAAGGGCTACCAAATCACGCAGTTCGACCTGCCCGTCTGCGAGCACGGGCGCCTGGTCATCGACACGCCGAGCGGTGAGAAGGTCATCCGCGTCCGCCGCATCCACATGGAGGAGGACGCGGGCAAGAGCGTGCACGACGCGGGCGGTGGGCAGAGCCTGGTGGACTTGAACCGCGCGGGCGTGCCGCTGCTCGAAATCGTCAGCGAGCCGGACCTGCGCGACGCGGACGAGGCGGTGGAGTACCTCAAGGCCCTGCGCGACATCCTCGTGTACCTGGGGGTCAACGACGGCAACCTGGAGGAGGGCAGCTTCCGCTGTGACGCCAACGTGTCCGTGATGCCCAAGGGCTCCGAGACGTACGGCCAGCGCTGCGAGCTGAAGAACATCAACTCGTTCCGCTTCGTGAAGCAGGCCATCGAGTACGAAATCTCCCGGCAGGTGGACGTCATCGAGTCCGGTGGGAAGGTGAGCCAGGAGACGCGCCTGTGGGACGTCAACAAGGGCGTCACCCGCTCCATGCGCAGCAAGGAGGAGGCGCACGACTACCGGTACTTCCCGGAGCCGGACCTGCCGCCGCTGCTCATCGCGAAGGAGCACATCGAGGCGGTGCGGCACGAACTTCCGGAGCTGCCTCGGCCGAAGCTCCAGCGCTTCGTGAGCCAATACGGCCTGCCCCCGTATGACGCGCGCATCCTCACCTCGGAGCGTCCGCTCGCGGACTTCTTCGAGGCGTGCGCCCAGCGCTACCCCGACGCGAAGAAGCTCTCCAACTGGTTCCTCGGCGAGCTGCTGCGGCTCTTGAAGGAGAGCGGCACGCCGGTGTCCGAGGTGCGCTTCACGCCCGCTCAGCTCGCCGAGCTCCTGGGCCTGGTGGACCAGGGCACCGTGTCCGCCAACGCGGGCAAGGACGTGCTGGCGGAGATGTTCCGCACGGGCCGCGCCGCCGCGGACATCGTCGCGGAGAAGGGGCTCGCGCAGGTGAGTGACACCGGCGCGATCGAAGCCGTGGTGGATGACATCCTCGCGAAGAACGCGGGCGAGATTGAGAAGTACCGCGCGGGCAAGAAGCAGGTGTTCGGCTTCTTCGTCGGTCAGGTGATGCGGGCCATGAAGGGCAAGGGCAACCCCGCCCTCGTCAACGAGCTCCTGAAGAAGAAGCTGGGCGACTGA
- the gatA gene encoding Asp-tRNA(Asn)/Glu-tRNA(Gln) amidotransferase subunit GatA has protein sequence MQLTDLSMLELAEKLAAGQVSSVEATRACLERIQRVDSTIRAFLRVDEKGALAAAEASDARRRAGTPASALDGVPVGLKDLFLTKGLETTAGSRVLEGFVPPMDATVVRLLREAGLPLLGKLNLDEFAMGSSNESSAYFPTHNPWDVTRTPGGSSGGSAAAVAAREVYGALGTDTGGSIRQPAAFTNTVGLKPTYGRVSRYGVIAYASSLDQPGPMTRTVADAAALLQVLAGHDPLDSTSAPVKTPDYSAELEGGVRGLKLGVPREYFAEGMDPEVEAAVRGALREYERLGATLVDVSLPHTRYALATYYLIAPAEASSNLARYDGVRYGLRAKDAKGLKELYALTRERGFGAEAKRRIMLGTYALSAGYYDAYYLRAQKVRTLIREDFTRAFQQVDALLAPISPVAPFKLGEKVNDPLSMYLTDVYTLPCNLAGVPGLSVPCGFTKAGLPVGLQVLGRAFDEALLLRIARAFEREHDFFRRLAPV, from the coding sequence ATGCAGCTCACGGACCTGTCGATGCTGGAGCTCGCGGAGAAGCTGGCCGCGGGCCAGGTGTCCTCCGTGGAAGCCACCCGCGCGTGCCTGGAGCGCATCCAGCGGGTGGATTCGACGATTCGCGCCTTCCTGCGCGTGGATGAGAAGGGCGCCCTCGCCGCCGCGGAGGCCAGCGATGCGCGCCGCCGCGCGGGCACTCCGGCCAGCGCCTTGGACGGCGTCCCGGTGGGGCTCAAGGACCTCTTCCTCACCAAGGGACTGGAGACCACCGCCGGCTCGCGCGTGCTCGAAGGCTTCGTGCCGCCGATGGACGCCACGGTGGTGCGCCTGCTGCGCGAAGCGGGGTTGCCCCTGCTGGGCAAGCTCAACCTGGACGAGTTCGCGATGGGCTCGTCCAACGAGTCGAGCGCGTACTTCCCGACGCACAATCCCTGGGACGTGACGCGCACACCGGGAGGCTCCTCGGGAGGCTCGGCGGCGGCGGTGGCGGCGCGCGAGGTGTATGGCGCGCTGGGCACGGACACGGGTGGCTCCATCCGTCAGCCCGCGGCCTTCACCAACACGGTGGGGCTCAAGCCCACGTATGGACGCGTGTCGCGCTACGGCGTCATCGCGTATGCGTCGTCGCTGGACCAGCCCGGGCCCATGACGCGCACGGTGGCGGACGCGGCGGCGCTGCTCCAGGTGCTGGCGGGGCATGACCCGCTGGACTCCACCTCCGCGCCGGTGAAGACGCCGGACTACTCGGCCGAGCTGGAGGGTGGGGTGCGCGGGCTGAAGCTGGGCGTGCCTCGCGAGTACTTCGCGGAGGGCATGGACCCCGAGGTGGAGGCCGCCGTGCGCGGCGCCCTGCGCGAGTACGAGCGGCTGGGCGCGACACTGGTGGATGTGTCGCTGCCGCATACCCGGTACGCGCTGGCGACCTACTACCTCATCGCTCCCGCCGAGGCCTCCAGCAACCTGGCCCGCTACGACGGCGTGCGCTACGGCCTGCGCGCGAAGGATGCGAAGGGGCTCAAGGAGCTGTACGCGCTGACGCGTGAGCGGGGCTTCGGGGCAGAGGCGAAGCGCCGCATCATGCTGGGCACCTACGCGCTGTCGGCGGGCTACTACGACGCCTACTACCTGCGCGCGCAGAAGGTCCGCACGCTCATCCGCGAGGACTTCACGCGGGCCTTCCAGCAGGTGGATGCGCTCCTGGCGCCCATCTCTCCGGTGGCGCCGTTCAAGCTGGGCGAGAAGGTCAACGACCCGCTGTCCATGTACCTGACGGACGTCTACACCCTGCCGTGCAACCTGGCCGGTGTGCCGGGCCTGTCGGTGCCCTGCGGCTTCACGAAGGCGGGGCTGCCGGTGGGGCTCCAGGTCCTGGGGCGGGCGTTCGACGAGGCCCTGCTGCTGCGCATCGCTCGTGCCTTCGAGCGCGAACACGACTTCTTCCGCCGCCTCGCGCCCGTCTAG
- the rpmA gene encoding 50S ribosomal protein L27, with protein sequence MAHKKGQGSSRNGRDSNPQYRGVKVYGGQEVSAGSILVRQVGTVIHAGANVKLGRDFTLYSVVDGVVKYERLGRDRKKVSVYPAAEQPSA encoded by the coding sequence ATGGCCCATAAAAAGGGACAGGGTTCTTCGCGGAACGGTCGCGATTCCAACCCGCAGTACCGCGGCGTGAAGGTTTACGGTGGCCAGGAAGTCTCGGCTGGCAGCATCCTGGTTCGCCAGGTCGGCACCGTGATTCACGCTGGTGCCAATGTGAAGCTTGGCCGCGACTTCACCCTCTATTCGGTGGTGGATGGCGTGGTGAAGTACGAGCGTCTGGGCCGCGACCGCAAGAAGGTCTCGGTCTACCCGGCTGCCGAGCAGCCCAGCGCCTGA
- a CDS encoding FtsK/SpoIIIE family DNA translocase: MTAKKGRAEKAVLSRQEIATRRKALADKKRKAGIDDGDGGTTARAITGVFLLALSLLSLLSVATFDAHDRVGPGFRNAVGPMGHLIAETLRGLLGVCAYLAPIGGAYTAMVLFVGNRDRKRAPQVISLFLLTASVAVLAQLIFAGDKGWAHPPGGALGASLGGVLEGLFSTVGTVILVTAISAAALIVGTQYTFFKLCSLVWAGMCVLGRRISESAHAFWETQKVAYKARQERVAEEKLEEAAFLAQLEADEEELAEAERAAEEAEAAEAEAMAEEAVRLARQTEKEQAAANKLALKENREREKLEKKKVLPAETDSLPPTSSPPVPADKLAVRAAPEKRPAPGADPAWAASFLAPAPHSTPIVPEGVEPPRGRRKTPNIVTGPSATPVAALPESTEPAPAAPVIAAPIVHPPAAPVASAPAPQSSALARMPLIVEPKAPPKPTAKKSQEQFEFVGDRKSFTLPPLDVLEYNKKERSELDKDAFLSTAEKLRAKLADFGIVGEVVEIRPGPVVTMYEFLPGPGIKVSKIAALADDLAMAMEAMRVRIVAPIPGKGVVGIEVPNRDRETVYLKEIAEQDAFLKGSSKLTMCVGKDIEGMPYVFDLAKAPHLLIAGTTGSGKSVAVNSMIMSILLKSTPEEVRFIMVDPKMLELSVYEGIPHLLLPVVTDPKKAALALRWAVEEMERRYQMLSEAGVRNIAGYNKLVESSASEVKEALSAVEPAPKKSKPKKMLVLDVEGSASNADALGVAAPREDEEDVREAVMSEEEPAPQDTVPELEAEDDGTEAALEAASSKPEKKELKKLPYIVVIIDELADLMMVASREVETYVARLAQMARAAGIHLMVATQRPSTDVVTGVIKANFPTRISFMLRSKPDSMTILGTVGAEALLGMGDMLIMPPTSAHLQRVHGAFVSEDEIKKAVDHLKAQGKPVFDESILKPRDEDVESGGEEDELSDELYDQALAVVSEMRAVSISMLQRKMRIGYNRAARMIERMERDGIVGAADGAKPREVLIRGVGDMPGAGAM, translated from the coding sequence ATGACGGCGAAGAAGGGTCGGGCGGAGAAGGCAGTGCTGTCCCGGCAGGAGATCGCGACGCGTCGCAAGGCGCTCGCGGACAAGAAGCGGAAGGCGGGAATCGACGACGGCGACGGCGGGACAACCGCGCGCGCCATCACCGGTGTGTTCCTGCTCGCCTTGTCCCTGCTGTCACTGTTGTCGGTGGCCACGTTCGACGCCCATGACCGGGTCGGTCCAGGCTTCCGCAACGCGGTGGGCCCCATGGGGCACCTCATCGCGGAGACCCTGCGAGGGCTGCTGGGGGTCTGCGCCTACCTGGCCCCCATCGGAGGCGCCTACACGGCCATGGTGCTCTTCGTGGGCAACCGCGACCGCAAGCGGGCCCCCCAGGTCATCAGCCTCTTCCTGCTGACCGCGAGCGTCGCCGTGCTCGCGCAGCTCATCTTCGCGGGTGACAAGGGCTGGGCACACCCTCCCGGCGGCGCGCTGGGCGCGAGCCTGGGCGGCGTGCTGGAGGGGCTGTTCTCCACCGTCGGCACCGTCATCCTCGTCACCGCCATCAGCGCCGCGGCGCTCATCGTCGGCACGCAGTACACGTTCTTCAAGCTGTGCTCGCTGGTGTGGGCCGGCATGTGTGTCCTGGGCCGCCGCATCTCCGAGTCCGCGCACGCGTTCTGGGAGACGCAGAAGGTGGCCTACAAGGCCCGCCAGGAGCGCGTGGCCGAAGAGAAGCTGGAGGAGGCAGCCTTCCTCGCGCAGTTGGAGGCGGACGAAGAGGAGCTCGCCGAGGCCGAGCGCGCCGCCGAGGAGGCCGAAGCCGCGGAAGCGGAGGCCATGGCCGAGGAGGCCGTGCGTCTGGCCCGCCAGACGGAGAAGGAGCAGGCCGCGGCCAACAAGCTGGCCCTCAAGGAGAATCGCGAGCGCGAGAAGCTCGAGAAGAAGAAGGTCCTGCCCGCGGAGACGGACTCGCTGCCGCCCACGTCCTCGCCGCCCGTGCCCGCCGACAAGCTGGCCGTCCGCGCCGCCCCGGAGAAGCGTCCGGCGCCTGGAGCGGACCCGGCCTGGGCCGCGTCGTTCCTCGCGCCCGCGCCCCACTCCACGCCCATTGTCCCCGAGGGCGTCGAGCCCCCGCGTGGCCGCAGGAAGACGCCCAACATCGTCACGGGCCCCTCCGCGACGCCCGTCGCCGCGCTGCCAGAGTCGACCGAGCCCGCGCCTGCGGCCCCCGTCATCGCCGCGCCCATCGTGCACCCGCCCGCGGCTCCGGTGGCCAGTGCGCCCGCGCCTCAGTCCTCGGCGCTGGCGCGCATGCCGCTCATCGTGGAGCCCAAGGCGCCGCCCAAGCCCACCGCGAAGAAGAGCCAGGAGCAGTTCGAGTTCGTCGGGGACCGCAAGAGCTTCACGCTGCCTCCGCTGGACGTGCTCGAGTACAACAAGAAGGAGCGCTCGGAGCTGGACAAGGACGCGTTCCTGTCCACGGCGGAGAAGCTGCGCGCGAAGCTGGCGGACTTCGGCATCGTCGGCGAGGTGGTGGAGATTCGCCCCGGCCCTGTCGTCACCATGTACGAGTTCCTGCCGGGCCCTGGCATCAAGGTGAGCAAGATTGCCGCGCTCGCGGATGACCTGGCCATGGCGATGGAGGCGATGCGGGTGCGCATCGTCGCGCCCATCCCCGGCAAGGGCGTGGTCGGCATCGAGGTCCCCAACAGGGACCGCGAGACGGTCTACCTGAAGGAGATCGCCGAGCAGGACGCGTTCCTCAAGGGCTCCAGCAAGCTGACCATGTGCGTGGGCAAGGACATCGAGGGCATGCCGTACGTCTTCGACCTGGCGAAGGCGCCCCACCTGCTCATCGCCGGTACGACGGGCTCGGGTAAATCCGTGGCCGTCAACTCGATGATCATGAGCATCCTCCTCAAGTCCACACCGGAGGAGGTGCGCTTCATCATGGTGGACCCGAAGATGCTGGAGCTCTCCGTCTACGAGGGCATCCCGCATCTGCTGCTGCCGGTGGTGACGGACCCGAAGAAGGCGGCGCTCGCGCTGCGCTGGGCCGTGGAGGAGATGGAGCGCCGCTACCAGATGCTGTCCGAGGCGGGCGTGCGCAACATCGCCGGCTACAACAAGCTGGTGGAGAGCTCCGCCTCCGAGGTGAAGGAAGCCCTCTCCGCCGTCGAGCCCGCGCCCAAGAAGTCCAAGCCCAAGAAGATGCTGGTGCTGGACGTCGAAGGGAGCGCGTCGAACGCGGATGCCCTGGGCGTGGCCGCGCCTCGCGAGGACGAAGAGGACGTGCGCGAGGCGGTGATGTCTGAGGAGGAGCCCGCGCCCCAGGACACCGTGCCCGAGCTGGAGGCCGAGGACGACGGGACCGAGGCCGCGCTGGAGGCCGCTTCGAGCAAGCCGGAGAAGAAGGAGCTCAAGAAGCTGCCCTACATCGTGGTCATCATCGACGAGCTGGCGGACCTGATGATGGTGGCCAGCCGCGAGGTGGAGACGTACGTGGCGCGCCTGGCGCAGATGGCGCGCGCGGCCGGCATCCACCTGATGGTCGCCACGCAGCGTCCGTCCACGGACGTCGTCACGGGCGTCATCAAGGCGAACTTCCCCACGCGCATCAGCTTCATGCTGCGCTCCAAGCCGGACTCGATGACGATTCTCGGCACGGTGGGCGCCGAGGCCCTGTTGGGCATGGGCGACATGCTCATCATGCCGCCGACGAGCGCCCACCTGCAGCGCGTGCACGGCGCCTTCGTGTCGGAAGACGAAATCAAGAAGGCGGTGGACCACCTCAAGGCCCAGGGCAAGCCTGTCTTCGACGAGTCCATCCTCAAGCCGCGCGACGAGGACGTGGAGTCCGGTGGCGAAGAGGACGAGCTGTCCGACGAGCTGTACGACCAGGCGCTCGCGGTGGTCAGCGAGATGCGCGCGGTCTCCATCTCGATGCTCCAGCGCAAGATGCGCATCGGCTACAACCGCGCCGCGCGCATGATCGAGCGGATGGAGCGAGACGGCATCGTGGGCGCCGCGGACGGCGCCAAGCCTCGCGAGGTGCTCATCCGAGGCGTGGGTGACATGCCGGGCGCCGGAGC
- the gatC gene encoding Asp-tRNA(Asn)/Glu-tRNA(Gln) amidotransferase subunit GatC, with product MALTLEQVRHVATLARLALTPEEEQRMATQLSAVLDAVEQLQSLDVGAVEPTSHATLADSLLREDVTRPSLSPEQVLANAPAKVGTSFAVPKIIE from the coding sequence ATGGCCCTCACGCTCGAGCAGGTGCGACACGTGGCCACGCTGGCGCGGCTGGCGCTGACTCCTGAAGAGGAGCAGCGCATGGCCACCCAGCTGTCGGCGGTGTTGGACGCGGTGGAGCAACTGCAGTCACTGGATGTGGGGGCCGTGGAGCCCACCTCTCACGCGACGCTCGCGGACTCGCTGTTGCGCGAGGACGTGACGCGGCCGTCGTTGTCGCCGGAGCAGGTGTTGGCCAACGCACCGGCGAAGGTGGGCACGTCGTTCGCGGTGCCCAAAATCATCGAGTAG
- a CDS encoding zf-TFIIB domain-containing protein has protein sequence MSDNEKPSSTEEEYFAREEIEKKRKLALQQAAQTAEKQREDLKKLHWMKCPKCGMDLQTLKQGNVELETCFNCGGVFLDSGELEQLVNQHGHEGSGKVMGAILNLFKRK, from the coding sequence ATGTCGGACAACGAGAAGCCGTCCTCGACCGAAGAGGAGTACTTCGCTCGCGAGGAAATCGAGAAGAAGCGCAAGCTGGCGCTCCAGCAGGCCGCGCAGACCGCGGAGAAGCAGCGCGAGGACCTCAAGAAGCTGCACTGGATGAAGTGCCCCAAGTGCGGCATGGACCTGCAGACGCTCAAGCAGGGCAACGTGGAGCTGGAGACGTGCTTCAACTGTGGCGGCGTCTTCCTGGACTCGGGCGAGCTGGAGCAACTGGTGAACCAGCACGGCCATGAGGGCAGTGGCAAGGTGATGGGCGCCATTCTCAACCTCTTCAAGCGCAAGTAG
- a CDS encoding serine/threonine-protein kinase: MAEVSSGESCEACGQRHGPSRSCPTLVREEKGDGAARPRCTPVGGETDPLVGARLGSFRLVRRLGRGGMGTVYLGEHVSIGSRVAVKVLHEHLAMYPELVQRFHAEARAVNVIGHENIVSIFDLNAGPPRPYLIMEYLDGAPLSAWVGTPLPAPAVVSVLSQVCDALQAAHLSGIIHRDLKPDNVFLVRRGRSTPFVKVLDFGIAKLVDARMPQTHAGIIVGTPEYMAPEQSQSRKVDGRADLYALGVIAFQLLTGRLPFEDEGLAAQLVAHQMRAPPSLRSLHAAVPEPLERVILRALAKTPEERFTTAAVLRAALEGALAVSARPPSPRPARPPAPVRTASPVVVSASGEPEELVAPWSPVPQASSPGWAAAPRGGPGVASPVSAPAPDSSERRGPPVGAVPVSPGGPQGRARTVELSVRVVLRPGETPIWLTASDLSRGGLFLRSEGVLPPLFSRLPMVLELDTGPHNVVCEVVHHVPAEQARLWGMATGFGVQFVEASLALKTSVDALLRAGPGHRPSPPVPMVDDAMATRVLEAYRMRLTGDHYAVLAVTPDLEMGALRARAREARSILESLRQRPLSPSQCILLDSVLGRLLEAGDVLGTVTQRALYDAWRGNHRGVARCLEAGLTPEQLDSLRRQFLARRPQSSGMARVHYLSGSALEREGQLARALETYERGLALDPLESSLHLRYRSVRRALDARGAAEPSNDRARSP; encoded by the coding sequence ATGGCCGAGGTGAGCAGCGGTGAATCGTGCGAGGCATGCGGCCAACGACATGGGCCCTCGCGGTCTTGCCCGACGCTGGTGCGTGAGGAGAAGGGTGATGGAGCCGCGCGTCCCCGGTGTACTCCGGTGGGCGGGGAGACGGACCCACTGGTCGGCGCCCGGCTGGGCAGCTTCCGGCTCGTGCGCCGGCTGGGGCGCGGCGGCATGGGCACCGTGTATCTGGGCGAGCACGTGTCCATCGGCAGCCGGGTGGCCGTGAAGGTCCTCCACGAGCACCTGGCGATGTACCCGGAGCTCGTGCAGCGCTTCCACGCGGAGGCGCGGGCCGTCAACGTCATCGGCCACGAGAACATCGTCAGCATCTTCGACCTGAACGCAGGTCCGCCCCGGCCGTACCTCATCATGGAGTACCTGGACGGCGCGCCGCTGTCCGCCTGGGTGGGGACGCCGCTGCCCGCGCCAGCCGTCGTGTCGGTGCTCTCGCAGGTGTGTGACGCGCTCCAGGCCGCGCACCTGAGCGGCATCATTCATCGCGACCTGAAGCCGGACAACGTCTTCCTGGTGCGGCGAGGGCGCAGCACACCCTTCGTGAAGGTGCTCGACTTCGGCATCGCGAAGCTGGTGGACGCGCGCATGCCGCAGACCCACGCGGGCATCATCGTGGGCACGCCCGAGTACATGGCTCCGGAGCAGTCGCAGAGCCGGAAGGTGGATGGCCGGGCCGACCTGTACGCCCTGGGGGTCATCGCCTTCCAGCTCCTCACGGGCCGCCTGCCGTTCGAGGACGAGGGACTGGCCGCGCAGCTCGTGGCGCATCAGATGCGAGCGCCGCCGTCCTTGCGCTCGCTGCACGCGGCCGTGCCGGAACCCCTGGAGCGCGTCATCCTTCGCGCGCTCGCGAAGACACCCGAGGAGCGGTTCACGACGGCCGCCGTCCTGCGCGCGGCCCTGGAAGGCGCGCTCGCGGTGAGTGCCCGTCCGCCGAGCCCTCGGCCCGCGCGGCCTCCCGCACCGGTGAGGACGGCTTCGCCCGTTGTCGTGTCCGCAAGCGGGGAGCCCGAGGAGCTCGTCGCGCCTTGGTCTCCCGTGCCTCAGGCGTCGTCGCCCGGGTGGGCCGCGGCGCCTCGGGGAGGGCCCGGGGTGGCCTCGCCCGTCTCCGCGCCAGCACCGGACTCCTCGGAGCGCCGTGGGCCTCCGGTGGGCGCGGTGCCCGTGAGCCCGGGCGGGCCCCAGGGGCGGGCGCGGACGGTGGAGCTTTCGGTCCGCGTGGTGCTGCGCCCGGGGGAGACGCCCATCTGGCTGACGGCGTCGGACTTGTCGCGCGGTGGCTTGTTCCTGCGCAGCGAGGGTGTCCTTCCGCCGCTCTTCTCCCGGCTGCCCATGGTGCTGGAGCTGGACACCGGGCCCCACAACGTCGTCTGCGAGGTGGTGCACCACGTCCCGGCCGAGCAGGCCCGGCTCTGGGGCATGGCCACGGGCTTCGGCGTCCAGTTCGTCGAGGCCTCCCTGGCGCTCAAGACCTCCGTGGATGCGCTGCTGCGCGCGGGGCCGGGGCACCGGCCCTCTCCGCCAGTCCCCATGGTCGATGACGCCATGGCGACGCGGGTGCTGGAGGCGTACCGGATGCGGCTGACGGGGGACCACTACGCGGTGCTGGCGGTGACTCCGGACCTGGAGATGGGCGCGCTGCGTGCCCGCGCCCGCGAGGCCCGGAGCATCCTGGAGTCACTGCGCCAGCGCCCGCTGTCGCCGTCGCAGTGCATCCTGCTCGACTCGGTGCTGGGCCGGCTCCTCGAGGCGGGGGACGTGCTGGGCACCGTCACGCAGCGGGCCTTGTATGACGCCTGGCGAGGCAACCACCGGGGCGTCGCGCGCTGCCTGGAGGCGGGGCTCACCCCCGAGCAGCTCGACTCCCTGCGGCGCCAGTTCCTCGCGCGGCGGCCCCAGTCCTCGGGCATGGCGCGGGTGCACTACCTCTCTGGCTCGGCGCTGGAGCGCGAGGGGCAGCTCGCCCGGGCGCTGGAGACCTATGAGCGGGGCCTGGCGTTGGATCCGCTGGAGTCGAGCCTCCACCTCCGCTACCGCAGCGTCCGGCGGGCGCTGGATGCGCGCGGCGCCGCGGAGCCCTCGAACGACAGGGCCCGGTCTCCCTGA
- a CDS encoding isopenicillin N synthase family dioxygenase — protein MSSTSRRIPLIDLSHYRSGTPTERARFVHTFGEGLREFGFVSMVGHGIDDGLIRRTYADVEKLFQLPDDVKTRYAVPELAGQRGYTGFGKEHAKDRKVGDLKEFWHVGRELPAGHRYLPHYGANVWPSEVPTFREHTMALFRELDGAAKMMLQALAEFFDVPRPTFSDMATDGNSVLRLIHYPPLRERFIPGGVRAAEHEDINLITLLCEGTASGLELLTRDGEWLPVDTLRGQIVVDSGDMLSRVTNEIIPATTHRVVNPRSSEEDTVRYSLPFFCHPSSDCVLKPLPCTETPDNPARHAPITAGDFLHQRLRENGLLK, from the coding sequence ATGTCCAGTACCTCACGCCGCATCCCCCTCATCGACCTGTCCCACTATCGCTCCGGTACCCCCACCGAGCGCGCCCGCTTCGTCCACACCTTTGGCGAGGGGCTCCGCGAGTTCGGCTTCGTGTCCATGGTGGGCCACGGCATCGATGACGGCCTCATCCGCCGCACCTACGCGGACGTGGAGAAGCTCTTCCAGCTCCCCGATGACGTGAAGACGCGCTACGCGGTGCCGGAGCTCGCCGGGCAGCGCGGCTACACGGGCTTCGGCAAGGAGCACGCGAAGGACCGCAAGGTCGGTGACCTGAAGGAGTTCTGGCACGTGGGCCGCGAGCTCCCCGCCGGCCACCGGTACCTCCCGCACTACGGCGCCAATGTGTGGCCCTCCGAGGTCCCCACCTTCCGCGAGCACACGATGGCCCTGTTCCGCGAGCTGGACGGGGCCGCGAAGATGATGCTGCAGGCCCTGGCCGAGTTCTTCGACGTGCCGCGCCCCACGTTCAGCGACATGGCCACGGACGGGAACTCCGTGCTGCGCCTCATCCACTACCCGCCCCTGCGCGAGCGCTTCATCCCCGGCGGAGTCCGCGCCGCCGAGCACGAGGACATCAACCTCATCACCCTGCTGTGCGAGGGCACCGCGTCCGGCCTGGAGCTGCTCACGCGCGATGGCGAGTGGCTGCCAGTGGACACGCTGCGCGGGCAGATTGTCGTGGACTCGGGCGACATGCTCAGTCGCGTGACGAACGAAATCATCCCGGCCACCACCCACCGCGTGGTGAATCCGCGAAGCTCCGAGGAGGACACGGTCCGCTACTCGCTGCCGTTCTTCTGCCACCCCTCCTCGGACTGCGTGCTCAAGCCCCTGCCCTGCACGGAGACACCCGACAATCCCGCGCGCCACGCGCCCATCACCGCGGGCGACTTCCTCCACCAGCGACTGCGCGAGAACGGGCTTCTCAAGTAG
- the rplU gene encoding 50S ribosomal protein L21 produces MYAVIRTGGKQYRVAEGDVLRIEKIAGDIGTEVSFTDILLLGGTDSPKVGRPTVAGARVVGKVLAQDKHRRVLNFRKEKEGWTRRRGHRQPYTEVKVTSISG; encoded by the coding sequence ATGTACGCAGTGATTCGCACGGGCGGAAAGCAGTATCGCGTCGCCGAGGGCGATGTGCTCCGGATCGAGAAGATTGCCGGCGACATCGGTACCGAGGTGTCCTTCACCGACATCCTGCTGCTGGGCGGCACGGACAGCCCCAAGGTGGGTCGTCCGACGGTTGCCGGCGCGCGCGTCGTGGGCAAGGTGCTGGCGCAGGACAAGCACCGCCGCGTCCTCAATTTCCGCAAGGAGAAGGAGGGCTGGACCCGCCGCCGTGGTCACCGTCAGCCGTATACCGAGGTGAAGGTCACCTCCATCTCCGGCTGA